The following proteins come from a genomic window of Bombyx mori chromosome 18, ASM3026992v2:
- the LOC101740195 gene encoding uncharacterized protein LOC101740195, whose protein sequence is MMKITVRSVVFCILGLAVADPNDSTQIENYDQKTKQYQLEVPGRDSITVIEAHDRQPQWKKKFGIKSTADDAEVKNLMTHIIHDLDGNEPRCYGPSCQEGYAEEDGFDEYALGEDKLKDFRDYPLDRLQAITALAAKLKKDKYKHDRFSQMESGEEDKGNVFTTWNRLKVKQHKHPFDDKDGWVTLEPVAWSTSKISKWKPNIKKQKPNQWTEDDSRLPDDDRFESHQGTGSSYNYQQKRPSLARPGFINNKLHVPQDYEPELPSKPTFTTWSKPQQASYPSMWAPDDGRRPHKPNCDTDENYTNDEEGYYGMSDSVVTDNRPANFPYEYEALHQAQSSMQKRPLRRPTQVVYAGSPEYDSDRSSRPPYSDGQWVLLSTTKGYKNKKRQRSLNYPAPEDGNDVTTMTSHQAVALTVLPVDKAHTNMTTSHGGLLEVEKSFQTVEESKRDLDKKNDLEVAATQIRPNKNRAVRRKIIQNSSPDSSTLLAAVGAGMVPATMAMVVPMMLGRRRRRRDSRETLEESIDKFLHKYL, encoded by the coding sequence ATGATGAAAATAACAGTGCGATCGGTTGTGTTTTGTATATTAGGGTTAGCCGTGGCCGATCCAAATGATTCTACTCAAATTGAAAACTATGATCAGAAAACGAAGCAGTATCAATTAGAAGTACCAGGACGAGACTCAATAACTGTTATCGAAGCTCATGATAGACAACCACAGTGGAAGAAGAAATTTGGAATCAAAAGCACAGCGGACGATGCGGAAGTAAAGAACCTTATGACTCATATTATTCATGATTTAGATGGTAACGAACCGAGATGTTACGGACCTTCGTGTCAAGAAGGATACGCAGAAGAAGATGGTTTTGATGAATACGCACTAGGTGAAGACAAATTAAAGGACTTTCGTGACTATCCTCTAGACCGCTTACAGGCTATCACAGCATTAGCAGCCAAATTGAAAAAGGACAAATACAAACACGATCGTTTCTCTCAAATGGAAAGTGGGGAAGAAGACAAAGGTAATGTATTCACAACATGGAATAGACTAAAGGTAAAACAGCATAAGCATCCTTTTGATGACAAAGACGGCTGGGTAACTTTAGAACCTGTAGCTTGGTCTACTAGCAAGATATCTAAGTGGAAgcctaatataaaaaaacaaaagcccaACCAGTGGACTGAGGACGATAGTCGACTTCCAGACGACGATAGATTTGAATCACATCAAGGCACTGGAAGCAGTTACAATTATCAACAAAAAAGACCCAGCTTAGCGCGTCCAGGTTTTATTAATAACAAGTTACACGTACCTCAAGACTATGAACCGGAATTACCATCCAAACCAACGTTTACAACATGGAGTAAGCCTCAGCAAGCTTCTTATCCTTCTATGTGGGCTCCAGATGATGGACGACGTCCTCATAAGCCGAACTGTGATACGGATGAAAACTATACAAACGATGAAGAAGGATATTATGGAATGTCAGACTCAGTTGTTACTGACAATCGTCCAGCAAATTTCCCTTATGAATACGAAGCTCTACATCAAGCACAAAGTTCAATGCAAAAACGCCCCTTGCGTCGACCAACACAAGTAGTTTATGCAGGTTCCCCAGAGTACGACAGTGATCGTTCCTCAAGACCACCATATAGTGACGGACAGTGGGTTTTGCTTTCTACCACCAAAGGCTATAAGAACAAAAAACGCCAACGTTCGCTGAACTACCCAGCTCCGGAAGACGGTAATGACGTCACAACAATGACGTCCCATCAAGCAGTTGCTTTAACTGTGTTGCCAGTGGACAAAGCACATACAAACATGACAACGTCACACGGTGGATTATTAGAAGTAGAAAAAAGCTTCCAAACTGTCGAGGAGTCTAAGCGAGATTTAGACAAGAAAAACGATTTAGAAGTTGCTGCAACGCAAATAAGGCCAAATAAAAATAGAGCTGTGAGAAGGAAAATTATTCAGAATTCATCTCCTGACAGTTCGACTCTGCTTGCGGCAGTTGGAGCGGGTATGGTGCCAGCAACCATGGCCATGGTTGTACCCATGATGCTGGGACGTCGTCGGAGAAGAAGAGACTCAAGAGAAACGCTTGAAGAATCAATTGACAAGTTTCTACACAAATATCTTTAG
- the LOC101740328 gene encoding uncharacterized protein LOC101740328, whose product MTRKFLFCFPLRVGNVVFGFIVIIIAVAVLAFSLFELADNLVNGYRDDTRFRDFQNLEKIFGSDRDILVTYTIIVYYMSYIIVSLLLLLFSILLACGAWKANSCLVSTFFVYSFFHLFLTIGLIVWEALTAGWIQLGLILLSDVLLIVCLFGVKYLMEAIRTGNIYSRPGEIYDKY is encoded by the exons ATGACAagaaagtttttgttttgttttccacTTCGCGTGGGAAACGTTGTCTTCGGATTCATTGTTATT ATAATAGCTGTAGCGGTATTGGCGTTCAGTCTATTCGAATTGGCAGATAACCTGGTGAATGGCTACAGGGACGACACGAGGTTCCGTGACTTCCAGAACCTTGAAAAAATCTTCGGTTCCGACCGTGACATATTAGTGACATACACTATTATTGTATATTACATGTCCTACATAATTGTGTCtctattattgcttttgttcaGTATTTTACTCGCCTGTGGTGCTTGGAAg GCCAATTCCTGTTTAGTGAGTACATTCTTCGTGTATAGTTTCTTCCATCTGTTCCTTACAATAGGACTTATTGTGTGGGAGGCTTTAACAGCTGGCTGGATACAACTCGGGCTGATTTTGCTCTCAGATG TGCTCCTCATTGTTTGCTTGTTCGGCGTCAAATATCTGATGGAAGCCATCCGAACAGGGAACATCTACAGTCGACCGGGAGAAATTTATGATAAGTACTAA